In one Komagataeibacter sp. FNDCR2 genomic region, the following are encoded:
- the gatB gene encoding Asp-tRNA(Asn)/Glu-tRNA(Gln) amidotransferase subunit GatB, translating to MSYTIEGRTGTWEIVVGLEVHAQVISRSKLFSGASASYGGEPNTHVSLVDAGFPGMLPVLNRECVAQAVRTGLGLRARINLESRFDRKNYFYADLPTGYQISQFTHPIVGEGTVEIELADGTVRHIGITRLHLEQDAGKSIHDQDPTRSLIDLNRAGVALMEIVSEPDIRTPEEAGAYLRKLRQILRYLGTCDGNMEEGSMRADVNVSVRKAGEAFRTRCEIKNVNSIRYVMHAIETEAARQVEVWEEGGTVDQETRLFDPARNETRSLRSKEDAHDYRYFPDPDLLPLVVEQAWVDELEKALPELPDDKRARFEKEYGIPRYDAGVLVAEQAIADYYETVARGRDARLAANWVTGDLFAALNRTGRTIQDSPISAQALGGMLDLVSDGTINGKIAKEVFEDMLETGDSASDIVERKGLKQVTDTGAIDAAVADVLARNADKVEEYRGGKDRLFGFFVGQVMKAMAGKANPAIVNEALKKVL from the coding sequence ATGAGCTATACGATAGAAGGTCGCACCGGCACGTGGGAAATCGTGGTCGGGCTGGAAGTCCATGCGCAGGTCATCAGCAGATCCAAGCTGTTTTCCGGTGCATCCGCGTCCTATGGCGGTGAACCGAACACCCATGTCAGCCTGGTGGATGCGGGTTTTCCGGGCATGCTGCCGGTCCTGAACCGCGAATGCGTGGCGCAGGCCGTCCGTACCGGGCTGGGGCTGCGCGCACGCATCAATCTGGAAAGCCGGTTTGACCGCAAGAACTATTTCTATGCCGACCTGCCCACCGGCTACCAGATCAGCCAGTTCACCCATCCCATTGTGGGCGAAGGCACGGTCGAGATCGAACTGGCCGATGGTACGGTGCGCCATATCGGCATTACCCGCCTGCATCTGGAACAGGACGCAGGCAAGTCGATCCACGATCAGGATCCGACGCGTTCGCTCATCGACCTGAACCGTGCCGGTGTGGCGCTGATGGAGATCGTGAGCGAGCCCGACATCCGCACGCCGGAGGAAGCCGGCGCCTATCTGCGCAAGCTACGCCAGATCCTGCGCTATCTGGGCACCTGCGATGGCAACATGGAAGAAGGCTCGATGCGTGCCGACGTGAACGTGTCGGTACGCAAGGCGGGTGAGGCCTTCCGCACGCGCTGCGAGATCAAGAACGTCAACTCCATCCGCTACGTCATGCACGCGATCGAGACCGAGGCCGCGCGCCAGGTCGAGGTGTGGGAGGAAGGCGGCACGGTAGATCAGGAAACCCGCCTGTTCGACCCTGCCCGCAATGAAACCCGTTCGCTCCGCAGCAAGGAAGACGCGCACGACTACCGCTACTTCCCGGACCCCGACCTGCTGCCGCTGGTGGTGGAACAGGCATGGGTGGACGAACTGGAAAAGGCCCTGCCCGAACTGCCCGATGACAAGCGTGCACGCTTCGAGAAGGAATACGGCATTCCCCGCTATGATGCGGGCGTGCTGGTCGCCGAGCAGGCCATTGCCGACTATTACGAGACGGTGGCCCGGGGCCGCGATGCCCGCCTTGCGGCCAACTGGGTCACGGGCGACCTGTTTGCAGCACTGAACCGTACGGGACGCACGATTCAGGATAGCCCGATTTCGGCACAGGCGCTGGGTGGCATGCTGGATCTGGTGTCCGACGGCACGATCAATGGCAAGATCGCCAAGGAAGTGTTCGAGGACATGCTGGAAACCGGCGATAGCGCGTCCGATATCGTGGAGCGCAAGGGGCTGAAGCAGGTAACCGATACCGGCGCGATCGACGCCGCTGTTGCCGATGTGCTGGCCCGCAATGCGGACAAGGTGGAAGAATATCGCGGTGGCAAGGACCGCCTGTTCGGCTTTTTTGTAGGCCAGGTGATGAAAGCCATGGCGGGCAAGGCCAATCCGGCCATCGTGAATGAAGCCCTGAAAAAAGTTTTGTAA
- the gatA gene encoding Asp-tRNA(Asn)/Glu-tRNA(Gln) amidotransferase subunit GatA, translating to MNLTELTIADAAAGLRRRDYSAVELVRAHTDGIAALNPRLNAYITTTADAALEAAARADTALARDEARALTGIPLGIKDLFCTSGVRTTAASNILKNFVPPYESTVTANLLRDGAVFVGKTNLDEFAMGSANITSAFGPVENPWKRRDDAQTVLVPGGSSGGSAAAVAAGLAMGATGTDTGGSIRQPAAYCGIVGLKPTYGRCSRYGTIAYASSLDQAGPMARSVGDCAIMLQSMAGFDPRDSTSVDCDVPDYSAAVGRSLKGLKVGIPREYRAEGLSTEIEAAWQQGIAWLKEAGCEIVDVSLPHTRYGLATYYIVAPAECSSNLARYDGLRFGERVPAPTLDGMYEASRRAGFGPEVRRRIMMGTYVLSAGYYDAYYLKAQKVRTLIRRDFTESFQQVDVLLTPTAPTPAFGQGEKMDDPVQMYLNDIFTVPASMAGMPAMSVPVGLGATGLPLGLQLIGRPFDEETLLATGSALEKAAAFTHRPAIRAEMAK from the coding sequence ATGAACCTGACCGAACTCACCATTGCCGACGCCGCCGCCGGCCTGCGCAGGCGCGACTACAGCGCGGTCGAGCTGGTGCGCGCGCATACGGATGGCATTGCCGCGCTCAACCCCCGGCTTAACGCCTATATCACCACCACGGCCGATGCGGCGCTGGAGGCGGCGGCCCGCGCGGATACCGCCCTGGCCCGTGACGAGGCCCGTGCGCTGACCGGCATCCCGCTGGGCATCAAGGACCTGTTCTGCACCAGCGGCGTGCGGACCACGGCGGCCAGCAACATCCTGAAAAACTTCGTGCCGCCTTATGAAAGCACGGTCACGGCCAACCTGCTGCGCGATGGCGCGGTGTTCGTGGGCAAGACCAACCTTGATGAATTCGCCATGGGCTCGGCCAATATCACCTCCGCCTTCGGGCCGGTGGAAAACCCGTGGAAGCGCAGGGACGATGCGCAGACCGTGCTGGTGCCGGGCGGGTCGTCGGGCGGGTCGGCGGCGGCGGTGGCCGCGGGCCTCGCCATGGGGGCCACGGGCACCGATACCGGCGGTTCGATCCGCCAGCCTGCCGCCTATTGCGGCATTGTCGGCCTCAAGCCCACCTATGGGCGGTGCAGCCGGTATGGCACGATCGCCTATGCCTCCTCGCTGGACCAGGCGGGGCCGATGGCGCGCAGCGTGGGTGACTGCGCCATCATGCTCCAGTCCATGGCGGGTTTCGATCCGCGCGACAGCACCAGCGTGGATTGCGACGTGCCGGATTATTCCGCCGCCGTGGGCCGCAGCCTGAAGGGGCTGAAGGTCGGGATCCCGCGCGAATACCGCGCCGAAGGTCTCTCCACCGAGATCGAGGCCGCATGGCAGCAGGGCATCGCATGGCTGAAGGAAGCCGGGTGCGAGATCGTGGATGTCTCCCTGCCCCATACCCGGTACGGGCTGGCCACCTACTACATCGTCGCGCCTGCGGAATGTTCGTCCAATCTCGCGCGCTATGACGGCCTGCGTTTTGGCGAACGTGTCCCCGCCCCCACGCTGGACGGGATGTACGAAGCCTCCCGCCGCGCGGGTTTTGGCCCGGAGGTGCGTCGCCGTATCATGATGGGTACCTACGTGCTCTCCGCCGGATATTACGATGCCTATTACCTGAAGGCGCAGAAGGTCCGCACGCTGATCCGCCGTGACTTTACCGAAAGCTTCCAGCAGGTTGACGTATTGCTGACGCCCACCGCGCCCACTCCGGCGTTCGGGCAAGGGGAAAAGATGGACGATCCGGTCCAGATGTATCTGAACGATATCTTTACGGTGCCAGCCTCCATGGCGGGCATGCCCGCCATGTCCGTGCCCGTGGGCTTGGGGGCTACGGGCCTGCCGCTCGGGTTGCAGTTGATCGGCCGCCCGTTTGATGAGGAAACCCTGCTGGCTACGGGCAGCGCGCTGGAAAAGGCGGCGGCCTTCACCCATCGGCCTGCCATCCGCGCGGAGATGGCGAAATGA
- the gatC gene encoding Asp-tRNA(Asn)/Glu-tRNA(Gln) amidotransferase subunit GatC — MSLDPATVRRIARLARIGIDESDLQSLQGELNGILGWVEQLNEVNVDGVAPMVGTGHAALRIRDDVVTDGNCREAVLSNAPDAVGPFYTVPKVVE, encoded by the coding sequence ATGTCGCTTGATCCCGCGACCGTCCGCCGCATTGCCAGACTGGCACGGATTGGTATTGACGAGTCTGATCTTCAGTCCCTGCAAGGGGAGCTTAACGGGATCCTGGGCTGGGTCGAGCAGCTGAACGAGGTCAATGTCGATGGGGTCGCCCCCATGGTCGGCACGGGCCACGCCGCGCTCCGCATACGTGACGATGTGGTGACCGACGGCAACTGCCGCGAGGCCGTGCTGTCCAACGCACCCGATGCCGTCGGCCCCTTTTATACCGTGCCCAAGGTTGTTGAATAA
- the ruvX gene encoding Holliday junction resolvase RuvX, with protein MPLFNISDLRAALRRNQRLLGLDPGSRTIGVALSDVGLMLASPHTALKRTKLSAIAAQISTIARAQDVGGLVVGLPLSLDGSFGPAAQAARDWARNLSDMTGLPAAMWDERLSSSAVNRFLISEADMTRQRRGEVVDRMAAAYILQAALDASTTPDGEAGIANS; from the coding sequence ATGCCCCTGTTCAACATATCCGATCTCCGTGCCGCGCTGCGGCGCAACCAGCGCCTGCTGGGACTTGACCCCGGCAGCAGGACAATCGGCGTGGCGCTGTCGGATGTGGGGCTGATGCTGGCGTCGCCCCACACGGCGCTGAAGCGGACGAAACTGTCCGCCATCGCCGCCCAGATCAGCACGATCGCGCGCGCGCAGGACGTGGGGGGGCTGGTGGTCGGCCTGCCGCTTTCACTCGATGGCAGCTTCGGCCCGGCGGCGCAGGCGGCGCGGGACTGGGCACGCAACCTGTCGGACATGACCGGCCTGCCCGCCGCGATGTGGGATGAGCGGCTTTCATCCTCCGCCGTGAACCGCTTCCTGATCTCGGAGGCCGACATGACGCGCCAGCGCCGTGGGGAGGTGGTGGACCGCATGGCCGCCGCCTACATCCTCCAGGCCGCCCTTGACGCCTCGACCACCCCGGACGGGGAGGCGGGGATTGCGAATTCGTGA
- a CDS encoding MIP/aquaporin family protein codes for MRLPHLHLPYLHIHVHDRPLAGDPHPHNPFHWKLYFCEAIATAILMILGLSAVILLTASGSPFAAPLQQHPYLQTALCGLCFGLSGTAAAMTPFGKVSGAHINPSVTLAFSLARRIGGIDALNYMIAQVIGAFLGTATVYEAGRLVAWWGNMAVSVRYGATVPYGQISIWWAMWSEMFVTAALIAMLYWLAAHPRWKFITPWSGGLFFLIMNPVTAWLSGNSVNFARTLAPALFAGQWTGLWIYVVGPFAGASLAVMAIRMNLLGRLHLLEARLVNFGHHGRVPALDDPHRKMTHPDDPTHLPPGHGPA; via the coding sequence ATGCGCCTGCCGCACCTGCATTTACCCTACCTGCATATCCATGTGCATGACCGGCCGCTGGCAGGCGACCCCCACCCGCATAATCCGTTCCACTGGAAACTGTATTTCTGTGAGGCGATCGCCACCGCCATCCTGATGATCCTGGGGTTGAGCGCGGTCATCCTGCTCACCGCCTCGGGCAGCCCGTTCGCGGCCCCGTTGCAGCAGCACCCCTACCTGCAGACGGCCCTGTGCGGCCTGTGCTTCGGCCTGTCCGGCACGGCCGCGGCCATGACGCCGTTTGGCAAGGTCAGCGGCGCGCATATCAACCCCTCCGTCACGCTGGCCTTTTCACTGGCCAGGCGCATCGGCGGTATCGACGCGCTCAATTACATGATCGCGCAGGTTATTGGCGCGTTCCTGGGCACGGCCACGGTGTACGAGGCGGGCAGGCTGGTGGCGTGGTGGGGCAACATGGCGGTGTCCGTGCGCTATGGCGCGACCGTGCCCTATGGGCAGATCTCCATCTGGTGGGCCATGTGGTCTGAAATGTTCGTGACCGCCGCCCTGATCGCCATGCTGTACTGGCTGGCCGCGCACCCACGATGGAAGTTCATCACCCCCTGGTCGGGCGGGCTGTTCTTCCTGATCATGAACCCGGTTACCGCATGGCTTTCAGGCAACAGCGTGAACTTCGCGCGCACGCTCGCACCCGCCCTGTTCGCGGGGCAGTGGACGGGGTTATGGATTTACGTGGTCGGCCCGTTTGCCGGGGCCTCGCTCGCAGTCATGGCCATCCGCATGAACCTTCTGGGCAGGCTGCACCTGCTGGAGGCGCGGCTGGTCAATTTTGGCCACCATGGCCGCGTTCCCGCGCTGGACGACCCGCACCGCAAGATGACCCACCCCGACGACCCCACCCACCTGCCGCCCGGTCACGGCCCGGCCTGA